The DNA segment CAGCACGCTCAAAGGCAGACCCGTGGACCATGGCGCCCTACTATATGATGAGCGCGGGGTGCCGCGATGATCGTAGACAGCTCAGCAGTACTCGCGATTCTGTTTAACGAGCGCGACGCCGACACCTATGCCCACGCGCTCGCCCGGGCCGATGTCTGCCGAATGTCCGCCGCCAACTTCGTCGAAGTGGCGATCGTCGTCGAAGCGCAAACTACTGAGAGCGGCAGCCGGCAGTTAGACGCCTTCTTCCGGCGCGCCGGCATCGCCATCGAAGCCGTGACTGAGGAGCAGGCGCACGTGGCGCGGCAGGCCTATACGGATTTCGGGAAGGGCCGGCATCCGGCCGGCCTGAACTTCGGCGATTGCTTCGCCTATGCGCTCGCCAAGGTCACCGGCGAGTCGCTCCTCTTTAAGGGTGAGGATTTCAACAAAACCGACATCACGTCCGCTCTCTGAACGTGAATTCCCGCGTTAGATGAGGTCAGCTCTCAGCCGGGATCTGGGCCCCTAGGACTTCTGGGGCTGAAGCAACTGCGTCAGGGCCTCCCGATCGACCACCTCCTTTTCCAGTAGCAGCTTGCCAAGCGCGTCCAATTCGCCGCGTCTGGCGGCAAGCGTCTGCTCGACTCGGGTGTGGGCATCGTCCAGGAGCTTCCGGATCTCCTCATCGATCGCCTGAGCAGTCTGCTCGCTATACTCCCGTACCCCCTGAGGCTTCGAGATATTGAGGAAGGCAGAGGCACGCGGCTCTTCGAACGTCGCCAAGCCGAGATGTTCGCTCATCCCGTACTGGGTCACCATGAGGCGGGCCATATCGGTGGCCCGCTGGAGATCATCCTGGGCCCCGGTGGAGACGTCCCCGAAAACGAGTTCTTCGGCCACCCGACCCCCCAGGAGCACGTCGAGTCGATCAAGGAGGTCGGCCCTTTTGAGCAGGTACCGATCCTCCGTGGGCAACTGCTGCGTGTAGCCGAGCGCGGCCACACCGCGAGGGATGATGGAGATCTTCGAGACGCGGTCGGCGCGAGGGCGGGACTCCGCTACCAGGGCATGGCCGGCCTCGTGGTAGGCGACCGTTTCTTTCTCCGCGGGATTCATCACCCGGGTCTTCTTTTCGAGGCCGCCCACGATCCGGTCGATCGCCTCATCGAAATCCGCCATCTCCACCGCATCCTTGCCCTTCCGCGCAGCAAGAAGCGCCGCCTCGTTCACCAGGTTGGCCAGATCGGCGCCCACGAACCCCGGGGTCCTCGCGGCGATGACCGAGAG comes from the Candidatus Methylomirabilis limnetica genome and includes:
- a CDS encoding type II toxin-antitoxin system VapC family toxin, with amino-acid sequence MIVDSSAVLAILFNERDADTYAHALARADVCRMSAANFVEVAIVVEAQTTESGSRQLDAFFRRAGIAIEAVTEEQAHVARQAYTDFGKGRHPAGLNFGDCFAYALAKVTGESLLFKGEDFNKTDITSAL